The DNA window TTGGACTAAAGGCTTGGATCGCGACAGGGGTTTTTGACTCTATCCATCCTGCAGGTTTAATAATTTTGCTGGCAGCTGTCACAGTATCCTTGTTGATTAAAAGGACCTTCTGCTCTTGGATCTGTCCGATCGGGACGCTTTCTGAAGGTCTGGCGAAAATCGGACGACAGCTGTTTGGACGGAATTTTATCATGCCTAACTGGTTGGACAATGTTCTCAGATCTGTCAAGTACATCATTTTGTTCTTTTTCTCCGCTGCTATCATCTTCGGAATGAGTGGGTCTGAAGCTTCATCATTCCTACAAACGCCTTACAATATGGTGTCAGATGTTAAAATGCTTAGGTTTTTTCAAAATCTGAGTATAGTGGGAATGAGCATAATTGGAGTATTAGTATTTCTTTCGATGCTCTTTGAAAATTTCTGGTGCCGTTATCTATGTCCTTATGGTGGGCTGTTGGGGCTCTTTAGTATATTAAGTCCGTTAAAAATTACTCGAAATGAGTCTTCCTGTATTCAGTGTGGGAAATGTACAAAAAGTTGCCCAAACCGCATTAATGTTGAAGTGGCGAAGAGGGTTTGGTCCCCTGAGTGTACAGGGTGTTTAAAATGTGTTGATCAATGTCCGGT is part of the Desulfosporosinus sp. Sb-LF genome and encodes:
- a CDS encoding 4Fe-4S binding protein is translated as MFSKFNKYFSLRNVVQFMFAFLVLYIGMVFVAFIGNIDNNTLPVVNRPAGVEAFLPISALVGLKAWIATGVFDSIHPAGLIILLAAVTVSLLIKRTFCSWICPIGTLSEGLAKIGRQLFGRNFIMPNWLDNVLRSVKYIILFFFSAAIIFGMSGSEASSFLQTPYNMVSDVKMLRFFQNLSIVGMSIIGVLVFLSMLFENFWCRYLCPYGGLLGLFSILSPLKITRNESSCIQCGKCTKSCPNRINVEVAKRVWSPECTGCLKCVDQCPVKETLSFKSSRKHGTLSPQILALSVIGLWTLIIIVGKMTGHWETNITTEMYRKLLPLVDQIGL